The following DNA comes from Thermofilaceae archaeon.
GCGCAGGATAGCGGACTTCATCTACTTCAGCGAAAAGTACGCGGCGAGGAGCCTGACGCCGGATCAAATGAGCCGCGCGATAGAGCTCGTCAGGGAACTGGGGATCGAATTGGCGTAACCGCGATCCGCGCCTCACTTACTCCCGGCTGCAGCGCTCTACCATCTCTCGAATGCTTCGTTGTTCAGGACCTCTCCGCCCACTAGCACCTTTCCCGTCAGGGCTTCGGCAGGGTGGGGATGTAGACCCCGACCTTACCGGGGTTCACGCGGCTGGCTGATCTCTACCCCTCTTAAACCTCTTCGACGATCCACCCTTCCCCGATCGACCTGCCGCGGAGCCGCGGGGACCTAAGCCTGAGGTAGCCGGTCGTGCTCAGCTTCCACAAAACCGTGGGGTACCTGGAGTCCTTCTCGCCCGCCCCCAGCTTCTCCTCCAGCACCTTCGCTATGAACTCGCTCCTCGACATCCTCAGCTGCCTGCAGAGGGCGTCCACCCTCTTCAAGAGATCCTCCGGGAGGCTCACGCTCACCTTGACAGTCGTCACACCCTGCAACAACTCTTACCACCGGCTAATCAAGCTTTCCGCTACCACAGACGCAGAGCCCATGAAGCACGATCGCCTAAGCCGGTCCCGGCCGGTGCGATGGGTAAAGCCCTAATGCGCCTAGAGGCAAATGCAGAGAGGGTAGCGTGGCGCTTCGGGGCCCAGCTCTCGAACAGCTACCGGTTTAGAGTGATTGGGGGTCCGATTCCAAGCTCCACTCGAAAATCCCATTATTAGCGCTCCCTAGCCGCTATCTCGGGCTCCTGCTTCACAGCAGGTACAGCTCCACTCTCTCCAGCTGCCCCGTCCTCGGGTTCACCCTCAGGCCGAGCTTCTCGAGCACCGTATTGCCGATCAGTGCGTCCACGCCGGGCGGCGTCCTCAACCCCTCCCAGACCTCCACGTCCGCGTCGGTCACCATCCCCTCGACCTCACCTACTCCGTACTTCACGCTCACTCTGCCACCGTCGGGCAGCACCCTCACCCTCTCGTGCTTTAGCTTGACGTCCGCCCCCTCGACAGCCTCGGGCCTGGCGATCAAGTCGCCGTAGAAGCAAGCGTCGACTAGAGCCCTGAGCACCACCTCGCCCCTGGCTCTGACCTTAACGGGGATTACGGCGGCCCCCATCACCAGCTCGCTACCGCGCGCGATCTTAAGCTTGACCGCGGGGAGACCGTTACAACTTGCAGGGTTGAGGGCAGGCTCGCGTGCTCGTGCGGGCTCCCTGCGGCTGGAGCTGGCGGGGCTCACCGGGAGGGTGCCGCGGCACCCCGCGGAGCGCTACGGCTTGATCTCGATCCAGTACCTCGAAACCTCCTTGAAGAAGGCGCGCCCCGATCTCTCGCTGAACTCCCTGGGCGTTAGGGCTACTATGTCGAAGCCAAACTCCCGCGGCAGCTTCAACCTCACGAGCGCAACCCTTTCCGCGTACTCCATGCCCTCGAAGCGCTCGCACACGACGACCACGTCGACGTCGCTCTCAAGCGTGTGATCCCCCCTCGCGTAGCTCCCGAAGAGGTACACCGTCGCGCCGAGCTCCCTGGCGAGCCTCTCCAGCGCCTCAAGGACCTCCCTACGGGTCTTGTAGAGCTTTTGCGACCTCATCAAGGACCCCTCTAGCCGTCGAGACAGCCTCCTCCGCCTGCTCCCTTGTGATCTCCTCGGAGGGCCTCTCCACGCCGGCACTCGGGGACCTGGCCACCGTGTAGTACGCTGAGAGCCTGAAGAGGGCTCCCTCGCTAATCTCGCCGAGCAAAATGCCAGCGCCCTTGGCTCTGCGGTAGAGCTTGACGAGGTCGTGCCTTCGAGCGTACCCGCCCAGAGCGTGCAGTATCAGAGCCTTCAACGCCTTCTCGGCCGCCTGCTGGGCCGCGAAGCAGGCCCAGTTGTAGTCGCCCACGCTGATGCTCACCTCCGCGTGACGGAGGTCTGCTCTAGCCTCCGCCAGCCAATCCAGCGCCTCATCCCTTACGGGCATCACCGCACCCCCTGGATCCCCCAAAGCTCGCAGGCAGATTAAAAGCGTCACCAGCGCAAAGCGCGAGAGAAGCGGAGCGCCCATGCTTCAACCACAGCAGGAGTCAGCCACCTCCGCGGAAGCTGCCGTCCCGTGGCCGCATGCTGAAGTGTGAAACCGATGGAGTGTTGTCGGCTGCGCGAGGGGTGCGCAGGCCAGAGAAGGGTTTAGCGGTGATGGCGTGAAAGCCCTCGAGGTCGCAAACCACCAGGCTTATTTGGATCGCCCGATGGCTTTTCCGGGTGAGGGTGTGCGCGTGAGGGAGGATGTCAAGCTGCACTGCGGCGGCAGGTCGGTAGAGGTTGCAGCGTTCGTGGATACAGGCGCTACCACGCTGGTTCTGCCCAGGCGCGTGGCCGAGGAGCTGGGGGTGAAGCCCCTGGGAGGGATGGTCGCTGAGCTCGCGGACGGAACCGTGAGAGAGGTGGACTACGGGGCCGTTGAAGTCGAGGTGAGCGGCAGGAGGGCGCCCGTGCTCGCCGCAATCGTTGAGGGAGGAGAGGTCTGCCTGGGCGTGGAAGCCCTTGAGAGGCTAGGCCTCGCCGTCGACCCAACTACCGGTAAGATCCACCCCACGAGAAGGTTCGTGACGAGACTCTAAAAGCCACCGGATCGGCGCCACCCAGCGCTGCTGATAGGCATCTCGCCATAGCACCTCCGCGTTTTCCACCCTAAGGGCTTCCTCTTCTGTTTTCCACCATCTCTCGATTGCTCCGACACGTTGAATACTATAGCTACTCGCTCGCCTCGAGGTGGCTCGAGCTACAGCGAAGCTGCTTTGCTGAGGGAGAGGCGTTGAGAACGAAAGCTGGCGAGAGGAGCTTACGCGGAGAGAACTACGACATTGCGCCTCCGTTGCCTAGCATGCCGTCCAGCTGCTCTTGAAGCCCGCTACTCACGCTGGCGGGTGAGGTACGCCGCACCAATGCCGTCGGCAGCTGCCGTCCACGCTCGGGGACTTAACGAGTGACTCTTGCTTCGACGATTTTGACCGGGAAAAGAGAGCCCTTTCACAAGGCTTAAAGATGCTCACATAGGCTCGAAGCGAGGGCTAGTGATTTGGCCGAAGAGTTGGCCTGCATCAGCGAGAGGGTAGCCCGTCTATGCGCAACAACAGAGAGGGAAGGTGATGGATCTCTTCGGCTCCAGCCTGATTTTCGGCCCTAAGTTAGGAAGGGTACCCCTAAGCCTCTGGCCGCAAACGCCCAGCTCGGCCTAGCGGCTTACGAGGCTGTGAACGCTTAGGAGATGCTTTACCCACCGAGGAGGTCAGTGAGCAGGCTGCAGGTGAGTGGAATATTTTACTCGCCAAGGCGTTTCGAGGTAGTTCCATCTACGAACTCGGCAGCCCATGCTCGCTGGCCGACCCTCTATAGTCCTACCAGCTGGGGTGCTTCGTGCCCGCGAACTTCGGGATTGACAAGTGAAGCTAGTTTCGACCCCTCCGTTCTCTGTAGAACGTTCAGCTTACTGATAGATCTTGTTAAAAGAGCGGATAAACTATAAATACGACTAAGGTTTTCTTTAATCGATGGCCCAACTTTCTCAGCACTTGATCAGGGTTCCGTCCACCTATCAGCTGGCTGATCTGGTTTTCATCGAGGCTGTAACGCACGTTCACGCTGGTGTGGGGCGCGCCGGCGGCGTCGTTGATCTTCCCGTGCAGAGGGACGAGTACGGTTACCCCTGTATTTACGCTAGCAGCTTGAAGGGTGCTCTAAAGACTGCGCTGCTCTGGGCTCTCGTGAAGGAGAAGAACGATTTGGCGCTCGCGAGGAGGGCCGTCGAGGCTCTGCTGGGGCCGGAGCCCGAACCCGAGGAGAGCTTCGAGTCTAGCGTCGCAGTGCTCGATGCGCGGCTCGTTGCGATGCCCGTGCGCAGCCTCAGGGGCGTGTACGCTTACGTGACCTCACCGTTGCTCCTCAGGAGCTTCCTCGAGTACTCTCGCCTCTACGGCGCGAGCGAGAAGCTGGTGGGCGACGTTGAGTCGCTCCTGAAAGAAGCAGAAGGAGTCGCTCGAGGTTCTTGCCTTTGCGTGGGGGACAAGGATCAGCTGGTTGTGAGCGAACTGGAGGGCAATATTATCCTGCTGGAGGAGTTGTGGCTCAATCCTAAGCCGGCTCAGAGCGGCGGCGAGCTCAGCAAAGCCCTAGGCCTGGACAAGCCCCTACTGGTGCTCCACGACGATGAAGCCAGGCACGCGATCGATCGGGGGCTTCTGAGGCTCACGAGGGTCAGGTTAAGGAGGGATACGAAGACCGTGGAGGAGGGGGGCCTCTGGAGCGAGGAGTACGTTCCGGCTAAAACGAGGTTCGCCACGGTGTTCCTCTTCAAGAAGCCGCCCCTCGCTGAGAAGTTCGTGACGAGCCTTCTGGGTAGGCAGAGCGAGGGCGAACGGGGCCAGCAGCGAGTCGATGATACAGCATACCTCGAAGCTCTCGTGAAGCTCGGCCTGCTAAACGATTCGACGAGAAAGAGGGTAGAGGAAGCTCTGCAGAAGAACGATCTAGCGGGTGCCACCGCGCATCTCGCCAGCAGCGTGAGAGAGCGAGTGAAGGAGCTTCTTGCCAACCATCTGAAGGGATACGTTGTGCTCGGCGGTCACGAGACGATCGGTAAGGGTATCGTAAGGCTTCAGGTGGTTAGCGCATGAGCGCTGAACAGCTTAGGGATCCGGTGAGAGCTGCACTAGACATTTTTATGACAATAAGGGGTGAGCTCGAGCGAAGAGCTAAAAGTGAAAAGGAAAAAACTGATTTTGGCCGCGATCTGCGTGCACGTGCGAGAGACGCCCCCGAGCTGATAGAGGAAGTAGGCTTAGTGCCGGCTCTGAGCTTCTTTTACAGCAAGAGTGATAAAATCGGTTACGAATTGATGCTTAAAGCAATCCTGCTTTACCTGCAAAGAATTCAAATCGTACCTTCAAATATCAATCTCGATGCTATATTAGCGGGGGAAAGGAATACGGATGCCATGATCGACCTGCTAAGGGATCTTCTCAAGTGGAGCACCGTCGTCGTGCCGATTTTGAGACCGTTTCTTGTTGAGTTTAAGCGACTCTGTGAGGCCACCTGGAGCGAGAGGGGCTCCTCATGAGCACTTATAGCCGATTGAGGGAGCTGCAAAGGCGTGTTAGAGAGAGTGACCGCGTCTGCCGTTTCGAGTTAACAGCGGTAACTCCGATTCTTATCGGTGGGTACGATACCAGGACGAGTCATGAAGTGGGACGAGAGGGGCTGAGACCCTCGTCCATTAAAGGTGTGTGGAGGTGGTGGGCGCGCATCTTCGTTTCCGCCGCCATCTGTAAGAGGTTCCGGTACACGAGGTTTGTCAACCTCGAGGATGCCGATAAGATCGTGGCGAACATCTTAGGGACCACGCGTGACAGGGCAAGTTCTTCGAAATATCAAATCGTTGCGACGGATTTGCAAGTCAATGAAGTTGAGCTGGCGAAGTACAAAGATGTTGCGCGCGTAAAGCTTCTCAGGTTAGGGAGAGGAGAGATTATTAGGGATAGAGTGCTGGGGCCGAACAGTACTTTCTCTGTTGAGCTGTACAGACTAAGAAAGACGGAAGAAGCCGAAGACGCTTTTGCTGCCTCATCACTGCTCGTAGCTCTAGCCCTAGGAGGCGTCGGGAAGGCCACGAGCAGAGGGTTCGGGAAACTTGCGGTAACTAAGGTGGAATGTAATTTGAGTTCGGTTAAGGAGTTATACAGTGACCTCGAAAAGTTAAGCAAAGGTGAGATATTTAGGGAGGGATCATTCCAGGTAAAAGCAAAAGAAATCGTGAAGAAGATCTTCGAATTATGCATCAATCTTGCTTCCCCACTAGTGGTCAACATGAGCGTTTCGGGGCAGTATACACACCCTTTAATTGAGACACCTGTTGATAACTACTATGAAGTTTGCATACCAAACAAATTGTTTGGCAGCGATGTGGAAGTTCTCGAAGCGATAGGAAATGCTACTTTAAAGCTGAGCTGGAAAAGGTTGAAAGGCGTAGATATCAGATCGTCTGGAAGGAATCTCGACACTTGGATACTAGGTCTTCCACGCTCTCAACCTCCGCAATTTGAGCCGCCTCGGGATAGGATACCTCAAGCTAATCTTGAGGAGGTGCTTAGAGATCATCTGAAGAAGCTACTTAACAGGATTAAATGTGGAAATACCAATACCGACGATATTTCAAACATGATTAGGAAAAAAATTGAAGAGGATAGAAGGGGTAGGGAAGGTGGTAGGAGGGAAAAGTACAAGGTACCGACTGGATACTTCAACTGCTGCGAAAAGTACAAAGCTTTAGTTAGGAGGAGGTCGCCGATAATTTTTGTACCGATCAAAATAAGCGACGGGGAGTATAAGGGGAAGTATTATGTTGTAATTTTAGGTTTTATTACGGCTGATTGGGATAGAGTATCGTTGATACATTTAGGGTTTAACTGGAATTACCCCCATTACTTCCAGGTGACCTTCAGACCAACACAGCTAAACGACGTGAAAAGGGCCTTCAATACAGCGTTAGACAACGTCGTAAAAGTGATCGAGAGAAGTCGATGAGGTGAAAGGGATGAAGGGTCCTAGACCATCACCCACTGCTGGGCGGGCCGAAAGAGAAAGAGCACGAGTAGAGGGTGAGGAGCAAAGAAGGTTCAAAGTCCCGAAGAAACTACTTGGGGAACTGCGGGAACTGCCTAAGTTGAATGTAGATACGAACTTTCTCTCTTACGTTGTCATGATCGGGTTTGGAATCCTGCTTGAGGGAGACGATGATAGAGCCGCTGATAAGAGAGTTCTCCTCGAGATGCTCTGCTCCGTCCTCAGTCAGTTTTCATTCAGCCAAGTGCAGAAGCATCTCGAACGCGTTAGAGAGGCGCTGCTGTTGAACGGTTATAGCCTGAAGGTGTGTAGGATGGTAACGACTACCAGGACTGTTGTGGGCGCTGGGGGCTCTTTTGGGAAAGTTCCATTCGAGCTCGGGTTATCCTTTGATCCCATACTTAATGTTCCGTATATTCCGGCTTCCGCGCTTAAGGGGGCTTTTAGGCACGCGCTCGAAGAGTTGAGAGGGAAGGATCTTGCTAGGCTACTCTTCGGAGAGGAAGGAGAGGTAGGGGTTGTGGGAGTTACGGATGCGTATCCCGTAGGGGTCTTGAGAGAGCTTCAGAGTAGATCCGGAGGAGGTGCTGCGGTCCGCTTGCTGGAGCCTGATGTTCTATCGCCGCATTACCCTGAGACGAAGAAGCTGGAAACGGAGCTCGATGTTGAGCCGAAACCCGTGGTTTTTGCCGCGATAGCGCCCGGTGTTGTCTTCGAGTTTTACCTTTACTATAACAGAGGTTTGAGGGCTAAACTGGGAGGAAGGGTTGCGGACGCTAGCAGCGAGCTTAACTCGAAGAAACACATTTTCGAGGGGGACCTTGCCGCTGCGAGTAATGTGACCGTAGACGTATTACCCTCCCTCGACCTCGCAGTACTCTACGCTCTCTCCCGTGGTGTTGGAGCTAAGACGTCCATAGGTTACTCGCGATTCGAGCTTCTCGAGTACAGGACGGTGAGGTAACCATGAGTGAGGAGCTTTTCAAGCTTAAGATCGCCGCGCTGCTCCACGATCCTCCGGAAAAGCCCTGGCTGCTGCTGAGCATGGAGCCGCACGAGGAGGCGGCGCTCGAGTACGTGAGGGAGCTAGCCGGCTTCGGGGATATTCCGAGAGAGGTCAGGGAGGCTGATAGGCTGGCTTCGAGCATCGACAGGTACGTCCTCTCGATCATAATGGGCGACAGGTACGTCCGGGGGTTCATGCCCTGCAGGAAGCTAGTCCTGAAGAACCCGATCAACCCGCTCTTCCAAGTGGAGCTGCCAGAAAAGCTGCCCGCGGAGCAGGTTAAGGGATTCAGGAAGAGGCTCTTCGATGCCTTAAGCAAGGTTGCGGATGCGAAGTTGAGGTACCTGCTGCTCTACGCGCTCTACGAGGTTCTCTGGATCGACCAGGACCTACCTGTAGGGCCGGCGGAGACGAGGGTCCCCACCCACACGGTGTTCGACCACAACTACGCCACTGCCGCGGCCCTCAACTGGATGGTGAGCGACGCCAGGAAGGGTCTTCTCGTGGGGCTCGACGTGGCCGGCGTGCAGGCCTTCGTGGCGTCGAGCAGGAAGCTTAGGGACGCGTGGGTGTCCAGCTACCTCGTCTCGGCGCTGGTCTGGTACACCATCCTCCCGCTAGTGGAGCAGCTGGGGCCCGACGTCGTGGTGACCCCCTCGCTCAGGCTCAACCCGTTCTTCCTGCACTGGCTCTCCCACAAGGTGCGTAGCTGTCCGAAGGAGGAGCTTCCACCCAGCTTACCTAACGAGCTGGATAAGGCGACGAAGTACGCGTACATGGGGGATGAGTACCTGCTGGAACTGTACAAGGGCTTTTGCGTCCCACCGTACGCTTGCGTGCCCGAGAGGGCGACGCTCATCCTCCCGCCCGCGGAGAGGCTCAGGGGCATCCTCGGGGATGATGTAGCTTCAGCTCTCGAAAGCAGGTTTAGGCAGGGCTGGCGCAGCCTTTGGCAGGCGATCCGCGCGTACGCGGAGGAGAGAGCGAAGGACGAAGAGGGGGAGCTTGTTTGGAAGTTCATCGCTAGGGTCTTCAGCTACTACGATTGCGAGTACGGGAGGACCCTGTTCCACGAGGTGCCGCCGCTCCTCCTCAGGGTGGAGGTGGTCGAGGTTGAGCTGGAGGGGCAAGAGTACTGGCGTAGCTACAGCGAAAAGTACAACGAGCTGGCTTCGAGGCTCGCTCAGCGCAAGTACAAGAGGGTCGAACCTGAAGCTGAGCTGCAGGTTGGCCAGCTCACGGAAGCGGCCTTCGCTAGGGGCGTAGGCTTCCCTCGCCGCTCGCCCAGGGGCTTCGAGTACTGCACCTCCTGTGGAAGGCTGCCGGCCCTCCTCGTGCTACCCTCGGGGGAGGGCGAACGCCCCGAAGAGGAGGAGTACGGCTTCTACGTGTACGGTGCCATGGCGAAGGGCTGGGAGAGCACCGAAATCGAGGCACGGTGGAGAAGGATTAGAGATGCTGCGGCTCACGGAGAGAAAGAGCCGGAGCTCGATAGCTTCACCCAATGGCTGGAGAACTACAAAGTTAAGATTGATCTTCGGGGCCTCAAGACGATCTTCGCCCCCGGAGAGAGGCTCTGCGCCTGGTGCTTCGCGAAGAGGGTCCTCAGCCTCGAGCCACGACTACTCAACGTACTACTCTTAGGCAAGGATGAGGAATACGCTAGACGGCTCGCCAAGGAACCCCGGACACCTCAGATAGCTCGCTTCGGCTTCCCATCCACACCCGACGTGGCCTCACTTCGGCTTAGGCAGAGGCTCGTCGAGAGCGTAAGTAAGGGGGTTCTCCCAGCGCAGAGGCTCCAAGATCAGCTGGAAGTTTGCTTCCCCCTGTTCCTCGAAGTTCTCAAAGCAGCTGCGAGTGAGGCCAGGCCCTGGCTCGCCGAAAGGAAGCTGGAGAGGAAGATCAGGGAGTTGAAGCTGAGTAAGGATCTGGAGATCCTGCTGCTCGTGCTCCTTAAGGCGGACGCCGAAACGCTCTGGCTCTCCAGCGACAAGGAGTTGAGGACCGGCTGGAGCTCGCTCATACGCGAGTGGGGTCTCGCTGGCTACCTGTGGAGCTACTACGGCATCGTTCGGGCCGACGGCGACAACATCGGTAAGCTGCTCGTAGGCGACGTTTCGGCGCTGTACGGCCTGGAGGACGAGCCTGCGAGACTGAGAACCTTGCTCGCAAGCATCTTGAGGGCTGCTGGATCTTGCGAGTTCGAGAAGCTGCTTGCCGCGCTACTGGAGGAAGATGAGGAGAGGTGGCAGGCTGCATTGGAACAGTGGTCGGTGCTCCTCTCGGAGGAGCTGAACGAGAGCGAAAATGAGGTTAGAAGGCGGCTGACCAGCGCCAGGCAGGTGGTAGAGGGAATTCGGCGCAAGTGCAAGATTCCCGTGAGCATATCCTACCACTTCTCGATCAGCAGCGCCCTATCTAGAATTGCAATCCTCGAAGCGGTGGCGATCTCGAGGCTGGGGGGCTTCATCGTCTATGCCGGCGGAGACGATTTGATGGCGTTCGCCCCAGTCGACTCTCTGGCAAGGCTAGTCTACGTTAGCAGGCGCATCTTCGCGGGAGCCCCCCTCGATAAGTGCTGCGTCGAGACGACGCCTGACGGTGAAGTGCGAGCTTCTACGGCGGGAGAGCAGCACGAGTCTGAGCAGCCGTGCTTGACCAGCAGTGGAATACGAGTTTCGCCGGAAAAAGGCTTTATCAGGGTGAATAACGCCTGGCTGCCAGCCCTGCCATGCGTCGGTAGGAGCTACTGCGCGCTGCTAACTCACTACCTTTACCCGCTGCACCTGGCGCTCAATCGCGCGGGCTCAGCTCTTGAAGATGCGAAAAGCAGGGTTCGCACTCGCGTGTATGGAAAAATTCAGGAGGTACTCGTGAAGGACACTGCCGCTTTCGTCTACGTGCCGAGAGGGGGCGTGGAACTCTCCTTCGTTCCGCTGACGCTGAACAGGGGCTTCCACGTCGCGGAGGGGAGCGTTAGTGCTGAAGACTACCTGTGCGAGGTATCCCTGACCGCCAAGGCCGTTGACGGCCTGCTCCGCTCGGTATCCCCGCTTCTCGGCGAGCAGCTGTACTCCACCAGCCTCCTCTACGACGTGGAGAGCGTGAACAACAACCTCGTGGAAGCCGCTAGGCGCCACGTGGAGCTTGTTGGAACGCTGATGGACTTCGTCCTTAAGAGGAACTTGGCGCGTGGGAGGGAGAGAAGAGAGGCAGGAAGGATCAGGTGGAATGAACTCTCGGAGCTCATCTGCGAGCTGGATAAGCATGAGAGCATGAAGTTCAGGACTAGCGTAGTGGAGGCGGAGACGGGAGGGAGAGAGGAAGCTGCGCACATTTTCACGGCTATCGTTCGCTCCGCGAGGAATCTGAGGGGTGGGATGCGGTGAGCGGGGTCTCAGTCTACCAGGTTAGGGTAAAGCCGCTGGAGCCGCTCATGCTGAGGGGTCCCGGCGAGTTTGACCCCTCGGCTCGCGGGGTGAGCGCGTCCGCCGTCTCGCAGGCATTCCTCGCCCCCAGCACCGTCGCTGGGCTCTTAACGTCCCTCCTCCTACAGCAGCCGGTGAAGCCAGTTTCAAGCTGGATGTGCTACGTGGAGAGAATGCTCAATCTGCTCAACGGGCTGGGCATCCGATGGATCCGCGGCCCCTACCTGGTCCGCGACTCCACCCCCTACGTTCCGATCAGGGTGGGTGGCGACTTCTTCTTCATCGATCTGAAGCAGCTCGCCTGCCACTTCAGGCAAGAGCTCGCCAAGATCGAGAGGGGGGATCTCGAGGACTTCATGAATAGATTGCGGCAGGAGCAAAACCGCGCAGAGCCCCGCCTGCAGGAGCGGGTGGGGATAGCCTTAACCGCTCGAGAAGGGTTGAAAGCCGCGAGGGAGGGCTTCCTCTACACTGCAAGCTACGTCTCGGTCCACTGCGATTACATAGCCGTCGAGGTCGGCTTGGACAGCGCAAGAGCGCCCAATCTGCTGGTCCGGCTCGACGGGGCTGCGGCAGCGGTAGGCGGTGAAAGTAGGATCGCCAGGCTCGAGGTACGGAGTGTTGACGAAGGCGTTGTAAAGCCTATCGCTAGCGCGGGGTTCAAGGAGGGCTACGCGGTGCTCCTCTCGCCGCTCATTCTTCCTAGCCCGCTGAGAATCAAGAGAGAGGGTGGAAGGGTTAGCGTGGAAGTGGACGGTGGGTGCCTCTTAGAACTGGTCACCGGCGCTGCAGGCCTCAGGGGGTTAGGCTTCAGCATTGCTGAGAGGTCGAGGAAGCCGATGTACCCGGCGATACTCGAGGGATCGATCATCAGGCTCTGCGAGGGTCAATGCTACACGAAGGACATGGGCCCCTACGCGAACGTACCGAAGAGGACGTCACTCATCGAGCTGCTGGGGAGGACGGGCTACGGGAGCCTCATCGAGCTTGGGTGAGCGCCCCTCGGGGCGAGGCTGGCTCGTCAGCGACGCCGGTATTCGCGGCAGCCGGTGACGTCCACGACCTTGACAAGTGCGAGTACCTCACGGATGCCAGCGCATGCCGGGGGGTGGAGCAGTACGAGACGTTTTCTCCGTAGAAGCTCTAGCACGTTGCTACCCTGCGAAGCTCGTGAAAATCTTCGTTCAGGATTCCCTCCTCCTGAACAGGCTGCTTCAAGGTGATCAACGTTTGATAAACGAGCTTTTCCCGAGGAGGGTACTACGCAGAACCGACTCAGCAGACCATCTCGTGCGCGGCTCCTGGATATATTCGTACTACGAGGGTTCTCTCTCGAAAGAGGATCGGGATAGAGTCGATGAAGCGCGCAGATGCCTCGAGGAGTTCTGCCGTCAGTTCAAGTGCGAGGTCACTACGCTGCCGGGGATAGCATCTGGGAGGAGAGACAGCTACGTTTACACGTGGAGGGGTGGAAGGGGGAACTTCTACAGGGCGCTCCTCGCGGGTGTCGTGGGCTACACGCTCAAGGCCTTGTGCGAGCACGCGGGGGAGGGTTCGATCGATGTCATCGTCGATACCACGCACGGCATCAAATACTTCGCCCACGCGCTTAGAGAGGGCGTGTCGCTGGCTTGCTCGCTGTACTCGCTGAAGCGGGCCCTGCAACCCCCACAATCACACTCTCTCACTATAACTCCGACCCCTTGTCGATAAGGGGCTTCAAGAGGGAAGGCGTGTCTGTCAGAATCAACGGGATCGCCGAAGAGAAGATCCGCGCGGTGGTGGTTTCACGCCTCAAGGAGTTCCTCGAGATCTGCGCCACGAGCTTCGGCTCGCTCGAGAGAGCTGCTGAGAGCCTAGCCGGGCACTGGAGCAGAGGTGGCTGCACCGCGGACGA
Coding sequences within:
- the cas10 gene encoding type III-B CRISPR-associated protein Cas10/Cmr2 — protein: MSEELFKLKIAALLHDPPEKPWLLLSMEPHEEAALEYVRELAGFGDIPREVREADRLASSIDRYVLSIIMGDRYVRGFMPCRKLVLKNPINPLFQVELPEKLPAEQVKGFRKRLFDALSKVADAKLRYLLLYALYEVLWIDQDLPVGPAETRVPTHTVFDHNYATAAALNWMVSDARKGLLVGLDVAGVQAFVASSRKLRDAWVSSYLVSALVWYTILPLVEQLGPDVVVTPSLRLNPFFLHWLSHKVRSCPKEELPPSLPNELDKATKYAYMGDEYLLELYKGFCVPPYACVPERATLILPPAERLRGILGDDVASALESRFRQGWRSLWQAIRAYAEERAKDEEGELVWKFIARVFSYYDCEYGRTLFHEVPPLLLRVEVVEVELEGQEYWRSYSEKYNELASRLAQRKYKRVEPEAELQVGQLTEAAFARGVGFPRRSPRGFEYCTSCGRLPALLVLPSGEGERPEEEEYGFYVYGAMAKGWESTEIEARWRRIRDAAAHGEKEPELDSFTQWLENYKVKIDLRGLKTIFAPGERLCAWCFAKRVLSLEPRLLNVLLLGKDEEYARRLAKEPRTPQIARFGFPSTPDVASLRLRQRLVESVSKGVLPAQRLQDQLEVCFPLFLEVLKAAASEARPWLAERKLERKIRELKLSKDLEILLLVLLKADAETLWLSSDKELRTGWSSLIREWGLAGYLWSYYGIVRADGDNIGKLLVGDVSALYGLEDEPARLRTLLASILRAAGSCEFEKLLAALLEEDEERWQAALEQWSVLLSEELNESENEVRRRLTSARQVVEGIRRKCKIPVSISYHFSISSALSRIAILEAVAISRLGGFIVYAGGDDLMAFAPVDSLARLVYVSRRIFAGAPLDKCCVETTPDGEVRASTAGEQHESEQPCLTSSGIRVSPEKGFIRVNNAWLPALPCVGRSYCALLTHYLYPLHLALNRAGSALEDAKSRVRTRVYGKIQEVLVKDTAAFVYVPRGGVELSFVPLTLNRGFHVAEGSVSAEDYLCEVSLTAKAVDGLLRSVSPLLGEQLYSTSLLYDVESVNNNLVEAARRHVELVGTLMDFVLKRNLARGRERREAGRIRWNELSELICELDKHESMKFRTSVVEAETGGREEAAHIFTAIVRSARNLRGGMR
- a CDS encoding type III-B CRISPR module-associated Cmr3 family protein, producing MSGVSVYQVRVKPLEPLMLRGPGEFDPSARGVSASAVSQAFLAPSTVAGLLTSLLLQQPVKPVSSWMCYVERMLNLLNGLGIRWIRGPYLVRDSTPYVPIRVGGDFFFIDLKQLACHFRQELAKIERGDLEDFMNRLRQEQNRAEPRLQERVGIALTAREGLKAAREGFLYTASYVSVHCDYIAVEVGLDSARAPNLLVRLDGAAAAVGGESRIARLEVRSVDEGVVKPIASAGFKEGYAVLLSPLILPSPLRIKREGGRVSVEVDGGCLLELVTGAAGLRGLGFSIAERSRKPMYPAILEGSIIRLCEGQCYTKDMGPYANVPKRTSLIELLGRTGYGSLIELG